Genomic segment of Candidatus Marsarchaeota archaeon:
CACCGGAGTAAAGCACGAAGCCGTTCCTTATGTGCGGTTCATAGTCTTCGCGCTCCTCGATAGTGCATTTGTACTTATCAAGATCCTTGAGCGTGCTGAACCTTTCGACAATCTGGTCCTTAAGCTCCCCGTAGGGCATGGGATGCCTTATGAGCACCACCTTGAGGCCCTTGTCGCGCAGGAACTTCGCTATGTAGCGCGATGTCTGGCTCTTGCCGCTGCCTGTTCTTACCGCGCACACAGCTATGACGGGCTTGTTCGACTTTATGTATGCTTTCTCTGGAGCTATGAGCCAGAAGTCGGCACCATTCGCATTGACAAGGCTCGCCTTTGTCATCACGGCGCCGTACTGGAGGTCGCTGTACGCCTGCACGCATATGTCTGCCTTTAAGTTCCTTATCAGCTTCGCGAGCTCCGACTCGTCATAAATCTTTATGCCGTCTGGGTATAGCTTGCCGCTGAGCTCCTTTGGGTATACCCTGTTCGAAATGAATGGTATCTGCGCTGCGGTGAAGGCCACTACCTCATAAGCTTCGTTGTCCCTAAACAAGACGTTGTAGTCGTGAAAGTCCCTTCCGGCAGCCCCGATGATGATTACCTTCTTCCTGTCCATGCGATCACATGCGGTATTTACAAGCAAAGCGTATAAAGCATTCCTGGCAATCAATAGTGTGAAAACCGTAATAGCGCTTGGCGGCAACGCTATATTGCGCGAAGGCGACAGGCCGACGTACGCAAATCAGTACGCCAGAATAAGGGCCACCGCTGCGCAGATCGCGAAGATAGCCAAGCGCGGCGGCAAGCTGCTAATAACGCACGGCAACGGGCCGCAGGTCGGCGATGAGCTCCTGCGCAACTGGTACGCCAAGCAAAAGGTTCCCCCATTCCCGCTCTATCTGCTCAACGCAGAGACGCAGGCGACTGTAGGGAGCATGATTGTCACTGCGCTGTCGAACGAATTCATAAGGCAGCGCATTCGAAGGCAAGTGGTTGCCGTGATTACGCATGTTGAGGTCGATGCCAACGATCCCGCATTCAAGCGGCCAGACAAGCCTGTCGGGCCATTTTATACGCACGCTGAGCTTGCCAAGGAACTGAAGCACGAGAAATTCAGTTACGTGCCAGAGAAGGGATTGTATAGGCGTGTTGAGCCGTCGCCAAGCCCAAAGGCTGTGCTTGAGATAGACGCGATCGGGGAGGTGTTTGAGAGTGGTGCAGTGGTCGTGGCAGGCGGAGGCGGCGGCGTGCCTGTCATCAGGCGCCATGGCGCATACGTAGGCACAAGCGCTGTGCTTGATAAGGACAGAACGACACAGCTGCTAGCAAACAAGCTTGGCGCAGACACGATGCTCATGCTCACCAATGTAGGCTATCTGTACAAAAACTACCATGACAGGGGCTCAGCCATACGCTCGATAAGCGCCGAAAGGCTCAAGCGCATGCTGCCTAGCCTCGAAGCCGGCACGATAAGGCCGAAAGCCTCTGCATGCGTCAGCTTCATCGAGAACGGTGGCCGGAGGGCCTACATAGGCAACCTCTCGGGCCTCGATGCCATGCTTGACGGTACGGCCGGAACGACGATAACCAAGTAAGATTCTAGCCGTTCCGCTAATTGCCGATCGCACAACACCATTAAGAATATTGTCCATTTATTCTAATTGCGACCTTCGGCCCGGTGTACCTATGTATTACAGTGAGCACAAGCGCGTCAAGCGCATAGAATCGCTGCTCTCCACTTTAGCATATGCGTCAGTAGGGTCCGATCTCTTCGTAGCCGCTGCGACTTTTCTGGTGGTCAGGAAGATGCAGTATTCAACTACGCTCCTCGCTTTCAGCGATTACATCATACTGATAGAGACTGCGCTTGCAGGTGCGATCTTCGTAACGATAGTCGCGCTTAAGTACTACCGCAGGCTTGCAGAAGGGCTCTCACTGTCGATGTTCAGGGCCAAGCACAGCATCAGGGCAACCAAGCCGATGCTTGCCAGATGAACCAGTCCGGCCAGTCACGAGTATATTCCAGTTACGCAGCTCTGCGGCTTCATGTAGCTGACGTTGAAGAACCTCATAGCATTGTCCGCCCAGCACTCGCCATTGGACGACTCGCTCTCGAGCTTGGCGATCTGCCCTGCAGTGAGCGTGTAAGAATAGCCCACTCCCGGCACGTCGACTTTGCCATTGGCCGAGCGATAAATTGTTCCGGTGCCTATGTCAAGCGTCGAGTTGCTGAAATTTACGTATGTAAGGTAACACGGTGAGCCTGAAGCTATGCCGTCGACTACTGTGCTTACATCACTGTAATTGGCCGTGCTGTAAAAGAACAGCGCCGGGCAGGCGAATGCACCTGGCGCAGTTCCACTAGGAACTCCTGAAACGGTATGCGCGTGCGCGGCAGCGTATGCCCCGTAATAAGCCATCGCGCCGCCTCCTATTACGGCAGCCACAACTGCTATTACTACGCCATATACCTGCCAATGCGGCATCGCTTTGGCTTCTCCGCGCGAATAGCTGTTACTGAGCTTGAAATACTTCATGCGCCTGAAATGGCTGTTGTCATCCTCTACAACCTTCCCCATGTGCTTGAGCTCTGCTATATGCTGGCTGACCGTGGCCTTGGACAGGCCAAGCTCTTCGCTGAGCTGCGTAACAGTTTTCCTACCTGAGCGCAGGCTCTCAATCAGCATGGCCTTGGTCTCGAATGTCTTGCTCATGCCCACACACACTAGACGTTCGTCGCGTTATCTATAAATAGCGCTAGCAGACGGTTAGGTTTATGTTCGGTTTTATCCTGCCTTGAAGCGGGCGCAGTCTTTCAGCTACTGTTTCACTTCGGCCACATTCACGCTAAGTTTGTCGGAAAAGAATGGCTGCCTCTTCAGTTCCGCAATTGCTTCATCTATCTCATCATGCATCGCTCCGCCGACCGAGACGAAGCGTATGTCGTTAAGCCCAAGCGCAGACACTGCGATATCTATGTCAGGCAGTACCTCATCGAACGAGAGCGCCTGTATAAAATAGGTATCATCCTCAAGCACCCCCAGCTGCCTAGACGCTTCAGCGTATGCAACTGCCTGCCTGCCAAGCACTATGGCGAGCACATGCTTGCTCCCGGTATGGAGGTTCAACTTCGAGAGGTCTATGATGCTTGCATCTACGCTTACATCAAGGTCCTCATCAACTGCAAGATCCCTTATCGCGGACAGCTGCACGTCTGTGTTAGTGTTGTCCAAGTCGTCCGTGAGCATTCCTTCGAACTGCCTGACAAGCCTCTTGTAGTTTTCACTGCTTGGCTTCGTCTCTTTGGCCAGCGCGGCCTTTACGAACTTCATAGCTCCGCAGTCCGTGTGCGTGCGCACCACGACTTTGTCCACTGTCCTATCATTGACAAGTCTCTTTATCGATTCTGCGACACCGCGCACATTCGCGCCCGCATTCCTCAGGAAAACGGTAGACTCGCCTGCTTCATTGTCCAGCTCCTCGTTGAGCCTCCTGTCCATGCACGACAATATTACTTTGCCCATGCTACCCTCTCGTTGAATGTAAGCCTCAGGGGGGATTTGAACCCTCGACCTTCTGCTCTATGGTTCTTGATTAAACTTCTTCAAAGAAGTTTACCATGCAGACGCTCTGCCATGCTGAGCTACTGAGGCGCAGATAGAAGTTTTGCTGCAAGATATTTAAAGCGAACAGATTATTATCGTGTTATGCTTCCAAATGTGACTGTCGGCATCACGCCGTTGGGTGGGTAGGCACGGGTACGAAGCCAATACATAGTTCCAGTCCCTCCATTGCCACCAATATATAGATTTCCATTTGTATTAGAATAATAGCCAGTGGAAGATGTTATAGTCACCAAATTATAATTTACATTTAATATAGATTCTCCGCTGCTAAGCATTTGAGAAGTTAATACATAATAGGTGTTTTCAGCATCATCGCCCGTATAATATAGTAAGTTTACATTGTTGTACACTTCCCACCCGTCCTGTAACGGGTAGAAGTAGAATAAGACACCGCCTCCACTATATGTTCCTAATTGAGAAAAACCAATCCAACCAACATTTGTAGGATAAATATAAGCTTCCGTTATTATAGGAGCAGAAAAAGAGTTAATACTCTCTACATAGCTCCTATCAATGGCTGTTCCTTGGCTTTCAAACTCAAATCCGTTATTAATAGCATATCCAGTGCCTAATGACGTCCATTTGTTTGTATTCAAGTTTGTTCCAGCAAAGTTATCATAGAAGCTGAATACGCCCGCTCCGTTGTCGTATTCTGCGTATGGCGTTGTGAGCTCCGGCGCCTCGCCCGCATAAATACCGTCATACTGCACTGTGAAGGGCAGGAAGTACATGTCTATGGCTCTGCTTCCCTGCGACGGTATTGCCACAGGCATCTGGATCCAGAAGATTGCGTTAGCTGATGATGTGCTGCACCCGCTCTCGCACCAGCTGTACAGTTCCTTGCTGCCGTAGTAGAAACGTATGTTGCCAAGATCAGACCTCTCGTACTGCGAATAAGTCTGCGGATTGAAGGTTATCATCTGCTGGAAGTGTGCCGGTGCGGCGCCCGTTTGGCTGTTCGTGATTGTTATTGGCACGTACGCGCCGCCTGCACCGCTGCTTAAGGAGGTGTTTACGCCGCCTATCTTTGCGTTGGATGGCTGTATACGTATGTTGCCCGCAAACGCATAGTTGCTGTTGGCTGGGCACGACTCATTGACAATGGCTGCCGGAGATCCAGCGCAGTAATTTGCGTGGATGCTGAACGTTCCTGTATAGGCCGTGCTGGTGCTTAGGCTGAAGTTGAAGTTGGCAACGCAGTATACCGTCTGGCCTTGTTGGGCCTGGCTAGGCACGCAGTAGCCGGACTTGCTGTTGCCGCTGCCGATGAATGCGCTGAACGAGCTTACGTTCACTATGCCTGGCGTTGAGTCTACAGAAGCAACGAGCAGCGTCGAACCTGTTGAATTGGTCGAGAGCACAGCATCTTCGCACGTGAACGTGTTGAAGTATGCGCACTGCGTAGGCAGTATGGTGCGCGGTACGTTCGATATGAAGACAAGGAGCGCCAGGACTATTGCTATGATTAGGAGCACTAGCCCGTATACAGACATGAACTCTATGGCGCTCTGCTGCCTGTATTCCATAATCGCACTATGTGCTGCTCATGTATAAAAAGGATGGCGTGGAAATCCACTAGTGCTGAGCATGGACAACGACTACAGGCAGGTGCTGAAGAACCTGAGGGCGCACAAGAGGCTGGGTCAGAATTTCCTTGTCAATGCAGATATAGCGAAGGCCGAGGCCGAGTACGCGAGAAATCGTGTAGTCGTTGAGCTGGGTCCGGGCCTCGGCATACTGACAAGGGAGCTAAGCGCAGTTGCAAAACGTGTAATAGCTATCGAGAAGGACAAGCGCCTTTTCGATATGCTAAGCTATGACCTGCATGCCCGCAATGTCACTCTTGTAAATTCGGATTTCTTCGCAGCCGATG
This window contains:
- a CDS encoding carbamate kinase, with product MKTVIALGGNAILREGDRPTYANQYARIRATAAQIAKIAKRGGKLLITHGNGPQVGDELLRNWYAKQKVPPFPLYLLNAETQATVGSMIVTALSNEFIRQRIRRQVVAVITHVEVDANDPAFKRPDKPVGPFYTHAELAKELKHEKFSYVPEKGLYRRVEPSPSPKAVLEIDAIGEVFESGAVVVAGGGGGVPVIRRHGAYVGTSAVLDKDRTTQLLANKLGADTMLMLTNVGYLYKNYHDRGSAIRSISAERLKRMLPSLEAGTIRPKASACVSFIENGGRRAYIGNLSGLDAMLDGTAGTTITK
- a CDS encoding winged helix-turn-helix domain-containing protein, with product MSKTFETKAMLIESLRSGRKTVTQLSEELGLSKATVSQHIAELKHMGKVVEDDNSHFRRMKYFKLSNSYSRGEAKAMPHWQVYGVVIAVVAAVIGGGAMAYYGAYAAAHAHTVSGVPSGTAPGAFACPALFFYSTANYSDVSTVVDGIASGSPCYLTYVNFSNSTLDIGTGTIYRSANGKVDVPGVGYSYTLTAGQIAKLESESSNGECWADNAMRFFNVSYMKPQSCVTGIYS